A single window of Oxyura jamaicensis isolate SHBP4307 breed ruddy duck chromosome 3, BPBGC_Ojam_1.0, whole genome shotgun sequence DNA harbors:
- the STX11 gene encoding syntaxin-11, translated as MKDRLNELRELARLHNPEFSDSEDDENSPRDILLYETDYALETLHKDIQTIRTENDLLKEDVKRLKKQNSRFLTSMRRLSSIKRDTNGIARDIKARGESIHRKLQIMRDFSEDAITKYGVMSVIARVAKNHYVDLMHAFQEAMFEYNATEMNQRENCKIRIQRQLEIMGKDVSGNQIEEMIEQGKWDVFSENLLSDVKGARSALNEIETRHKELVKLESRIKEVHELFLQVALLVEEQADTFDVIEINMQNVEDYVGDAKEQVKKALEYRRKHPLRTILCCCISCCRR; from the coding sequence ATGAAAGACCGGCTAAACGAGCTGCGTGAACTTGCCAGGTTACACAACCCCGAGTTTTCTGATAGTGAGGATGATGAAAATTCACCCCGCGACATTCTCCTTTATGAGACCGATTATGCCTTGGAAACTCTTCATAAAGATATACAGACCATCCGGACAGAAAATGACCTCCTAAAAGAGGATGTCAAGCGgctcaaaaagcaaaacagccgCTTCCTTACTTCCATGCGCCGTCTCAGTAGCATCAAAAGAGATACTAATGGTATTGCCAGAGACATCAAGGCCCGTGGAGAAAGCATCCACAGGAAACTCCAAATAATGAGAGATTTCAGCGAAGATGCAATAACAAAATACGGGGTTATGTCTGTCATTGCCAGGGTAGCAAAGAACCACTATGTGGACCTCATGCACGCCTTTCAGGAAGCTATGTTTGAATACAACGCAACGGAGATGAACCAACGGGAGAACTGCAAGATACGAATTCAGCGGCAGCTAGAGATCATGGGCAAAGACGTTTCTGGCAACCAGATTGAGGAGATGATTGAGCAAGGCAAGTGGGATGTCTTCTCTGAGAACCTCTTGTCTGATGTTAAGGGGGCTCGCTCGGCCTTGAATGAGATAGAGACACGTCATAAGGAGCTGGTGAAGTTAGAAAGTCGCATTAAGGAGGTTCACGAGCTCTTTCtgcaggtggccctgctggTAGAAGAACAGGCAGACACCTTTGATgtcattgaaataaatatgcaaaatgttGAGGACTATGTAGGAGATGCCAAAGAACAAgtaaaaaaagctttagaatacagaagaaaacacccTCTACGAACaatcctctgctgctgcatatCGTGTTGCCGAAGGTGA